From Cellulomonas fimi ATCC 484, a single genomic window includes:
- a CDS encoding DUF2264 domain-containing protein yields the protein MTGVGPRTNPPTAVRTREDWAALADRLLLGVRPYRSPGGALVTLPGAPGGYGTAVDGLEGFARTFLLAGFRLAGERGEDPLGLAERYAAGLAAGTDPSSPERWTRPDEHGQAKVEAASLALILDLTRPWIWDRLDDGVQQRVVEYLAPVVGDEDYPRTNWLWFRVVVETFLRSVGGPWSADDVEADLARHESFVHADGWYSDGAGRGFDHYVGWALHLYPVLWARMQGAADLAAHRRDTDVARLDRFLQDAVRLVGADGGPLVQGRSLTYRFAAAAPFWAGALAGVPSTPPGLLRRAASSVVGHFVERGAPGDDDLLTLGWHGPWRPLAQRYSGTGSPYWASKGLLGLALPADHPVWTTPEEPLPVERADQFVAVTAPGWVVSGTVADGVVRVVNHGTDHAEPGADTGDSPLYARLGYSTATAPLLDADAWRSPLDQSVVLLDDAGRATHRTGMTLLGARVERSGTAARPVDVGVAASRAHAHWVDVDPAAEAHGSGLQGVAVPAGVVRTVSLVRGAWEVRCVRVEDLTAERRVVALRCGGWPVAGAAAVGGAHPGAARVVADGLTSTVVALAGDDAGQAVRAGVHEASDASPLGARAAVPWLSVPARPGRWWVVAVGLEGTVRTDGPAPTDGDGPTAGTAPAAGTTPVDGANPGEGATPTADLVADRVVVTWPDGARTVHAL from the coding sequence GTGACCGGCGTCGGGCCCCGCACGAACCCGCCGACGGCGGTCCGGACCCGCGAGGACTGGGCCGCTCTCGCGGACCGGCTCCTGCTGGGGGTGCGGCCGTACCGCTCGCCCGGTGGTGCGCTCGTGACGCTGCCCGGGGCGCCCGGGGGGTACGGGACCGCCGTCGACGGGCTGGAGGGCTTCGCGCGCACGTTCCTGCTGGCCGGGTTCCGGCTGGCCGGGGAGCGGGGTGAGGACCCCCTCGGGCTCGCGGAGCGCTACGCGGCCGGCCTCGCCGCCGGGACCGACCCGTCGTCGCCCGAGCGCTGGACCCGCCCCGACGAGCACGGGCAGGCGAAGGTCGAGGCGGCCTCGCTCGCGCTCATCCTCGACCTCACCCGCCCGTGGATCTGGGACCGGCTCGACGACGGGGTGCAGCAGCGCGTCGTCGAGTACCTCGCCCCCGTCGTCGGTGACGAGGACTACCCGCGCACGAACTGGCTGTGGTTCCGGGTCGTGGTGGAGACCTTCCTGCGCTCGGTCGGCGGGCCCTGGTCCGCGGACGACGTCGAGGCGGACCTCGCGCGGCACGAGTCGTTCGTCCACGCCGACGGCTGGTACTCCGACGGAGCGGGCCGAGGGTTCGACCACTACGTGGGCTGGGCGCTGCACCTCTACCCCGTCCTGTGGGCACGGATGCAGGGCGCCGCCGACCTCGCCGCGCACCGCCGGGACACCGACGTCGCACGCCTGGACCGCTTCCTGCAGGACGCGGTCCGGCTCGTCGGCGCGGACGGCGGACCCCTCGTGCAGGGGCGCAGCCTGACCTACCGGTTCGCCGCCGCCGCACCGTTCTGGGCGGGCGCGCTGGCCGGGGTCCCCAGCACGCCGCCGGGACTGCTGCGGCGTGCCGCGTCGTCGGTCGTCGGCCACTTCGTCGAGCGCGGTGCGCCGGGCGACGACGACCTCCTGACGCTCGGCTGGCACGGGCCGTGGCGCCCGCTCGCGCAGCGGTACTCCGGCACCGGGTCGCCGTACTGGGCGTCGAAGGGCCTGCTGGGGCTGGCGCTCCCCGCGGACCACCCCGTCTGGACGACGCCCGAGGAGCCGCTGCCCGTCGAGCGGGCCGACCAGTTCGTCGCCGTCACCGCGCCGGGGTGGGTGGTGTCCGGGACCGTGGCCGACGGCGTCGTGCGCGTCGTCAACCACGGCACCGACCACGCCGAGCCCGGCGCCGACACCGGCGACTCCCCGCTGTACGCGCGCCTCGGGTACTCCACCGCGACCGCGCCGCTGCTCGACGCCGACGCGTGGCGCTCGCCGCTCGACCAGTCCGTCGTGCTCCTCGACGACGCCGGCCGTGCGACCCACCGCACGGGCATGACCCTGCTCGGCGCGCGCGTCGAGCGGTCCGGCACCGCGGCGCGGCCCGTGGACGTCGGCGTCGCCGCGTCGCGCGCGCACGCCCACTGGGTCGACGTCGACCCGGCCGCCGAGGCGCACGGCTCCGGCCTGCAGGGTGTTGCCGTCCCGGCGGGCGTGGTGCGCACCGTGTCGCTCGTGCGCGGCGCATGGGAGGTGCGGTGCGTGCGCGTCGAGGACCTCACGGCGGAGCGTCGCGTCGTCGCGCTGCGCTGCGGCGGGTGGCCGGTGGCGGGCGCAGCGGCGGTCGGGGGCGCGCACCCGGGCGCCGCGCGGGTCGTCGCCGACGGCCTGACGAGCACGGTGGTCGCGCTCGCCGGCGACGACGCCGGGCAGGCCGTCCGCGCGGGCGTCCACGAGGCGTCCGACGCGAGCCCTCTCGGCGCCCGCGCCGCCGTCCCGTGGTTGTCCGTGCCCGCCCGCCCCGGCCGCTGGTGGGTCGTCGCGGTCGGTCTCGAGGGCACGGTCCGCACCGACGGCCCGGCCCCCACCGACGGCGACGGCCCCACGGCCGGCACCGCCCCGGCCGCCGGCACGACCCCGGTCGACGGCGCGAACCCCGGGGAAGGTGCCACGCCGACCGCGGACCTCGTCGCGGACCGCGTCGTGGTGACCTGGCCGGACGGCGCGCGCACGGTGCACGCGCTGTGA
- a CDS encoding ThuA domain-containing protein, which produces MTNVLVLAGRGRYGDPWHDHAATTDAIATLLRADGHDVVVRSTFPDALDDVRPDLLVVNSGRGPLDPAEDDDWRGFHDRRAALVAAGVPVLGVHQAANTFGDDPRWPATLGGRWVEGVSWHPPLDAATFRVLDAHHPVTAGLAEVAATDERYADLEVASASRVLLAADVAGDDGTGAHPVVWVGPGPGRVVYDALGHDVRSYSSPDRRALLRREVAWLLGR; this is translated from the coding sequence ATGACGAACGTGCTCGTGCTGGCCGGGCGGGGGCGGTACGGCGACCCGTGGCACGACCACGCGGCGACGACCGACGCGATCGCGACGCTCCTGCGCGCGGACGGCCATGACGTCGTGGTGCGCAGCACCTTCCCCGACGCGCTCGACGACGTCCGCCCCGACCTGCTCGTCGTGAACAGCGGTCGCGGCCCGCTCGACCCTGCCGAGGACGACGACTGGCGGGGCTTCCACGACCGGCGGGCCGCGCTCGTGGCGGCGGGTGTGCCCGTGCTGGGGGTGCACCAGGCGGCGAACACGTTCGGCGACGACCCGCGCTGGCCTGCGACGCTCGGTGGTCGGTGGGTCGAGGGCGTGTCGTGGCACCCGCCGCTCGACGCCGCGACGTTCCGTGTCCTCGATGCCCACCACCCCGTCACGGCCGGCCTCGCGGAGGTCGCGGCGACCGACGAGCGGTACGCCGACCTGGAGGTCGCGTCGGCGTCGCGCGTCCTGCTGGCCGCGGACGTGGCGGGCGACGACGGGACGGGCGCGCACCCCGTCGTCTGGGTCGGGCCCGGGCCGGGGCGGGTCGTGTACGACGCCCTCGGGCACGACGTCCGCTCGTACTCCTCACCCGACCGCCGTGCCCTGCTGCGGCGCGAGGTGGCGTGGCTGCTCGGCCGGTGA
- a CDS encoding endonuclease/exonuclease/phosphatase family protein translates to MRLMTYNVKGLQLDGRAVAQVVRQARPDVLAVQEPPRGLPGRWRVRRFARRAGLRVVVNGRGSRTTALLVAPGLHVSHAHALRLPWREGTVRRGAAVARVEGVVVAAVHLSLVRDERAQHLELLLRHLAAAPPAPRVVLGDLNEPPDGPAWHRLLEGLVDACPDGPPTYPAVDASLRIDAVLVDPSLTVRSAAVHDDDLVLRASDHRPLVVDVEPAAPPV, encoded by the coding sequence ATGCGACTCATGACGTACAACGTCAAGGGCCTGCAGCTCGACGGCCGCGCGGTCGCGCAGGTCGTGCGCCAGGCCCGCCCGGACGTGCTCGCGGTGCAGGAGCCGCCGCGCGGGCTGCCCGGGCGGTGGCGCGTGCGTCGGTTCGCCCGGCGCGCGGGGCTGCGGGTGGTCGTCAACGGCCGCGGCTCGCGCACCACCGCCCTGCTCGTCGCCCCGGGCCTGCACGTCAGCCACGCCCACGCGCTGCGCCTGCCGTGGCGCGAGGGGACGGTGCGTCGCGGCGCGGCGGTCGCCCGGGTCGAGGGGGTCGTCGTCGCGGCCGTGCACCTGTCGCTGGTCCGGGACGAGCGCGCGCAGCACCTGGAGCTCCTGCTGCGGCACCTCGCGGCCGCTCCGCCCGCACCGCGCGTGGTCCTGGGCGACCTCAACGAGCCGCCGGACGGGCCCGCGTGGCACCGGCTGCTCGAGGGCCTCGTCGACGCGTGCCCCGACGGCCCGCCCACGTACCCCGCGGTCGACGCCAGCCTGCGCATCGACGCCGTGCTCGTCGACCCGTCGCTCACGGTCCGGTCGGCCGCGGTGCACGACGACGACCTCGTCCTGCGCGCGAGCGACCACCGGCCGCTGGTCGTCGACGTCGAGCCCGCCGCCCCGCCCGTCTGA
- a CDS encoding DUF7059 domain-containing protein produces the protein MSLPRTDPHLLDALRADLSAVPYTVAAVEDLLGPVAAAALHREEPVPALRATARSDEPLAALVRAFLLGRPVRRSALDAALPRLGCRGAHDLGLVDATGADADDEVRALVDLRPYAAVDGGGEIDWWVASDLGELATGTALRTDHVLGVGGASTTLAQVTVRSPRRRVLDLGTGCGVQALHATRHAHAVVGTDISARALAFAQLNAALAGVADRTTWRLGSMLEPVAGERFDLVVSNPPFVITPRGADVPAYEYRDGGRAGDAIVRELVEGVGAVLEPGGVAQLLGNWEVRRGESWDERVGQWVDASGLDGWVVQRELQDPAQYAETWIRDGGTTPDRDRDAWATRYGAWLDDFASRDVEAIGFGIVTLRRPPDGGRPSLRRLEEVTGTVVQPLGPVVDAALAAHDWLAARSDDDLAAARLVVAPDVTEERYLTPGDADPRVVLLRQGGGLGRTVQAGTALAGFVGVCDGELTVGQIVGALGALLDVGADAVAADVLPSVRGLVTDGLLTPA, from the coding sequence ATGAGCCTGCCGCGCACCGACCCGCACCTCCTCGACGCCCTCCGGGCGGACCTGTCCGCCGTGCCGTACACGGTGGCGGCGGTCGAGGACCTGCTCGGACCGGTGGCGGCGGCGGCGCTGCACCGCGAGGAGCCGGTGCCGGCGCTGCGCGCGACGGCGCGGTCCGACGAGCCGCTCGCGGCGCTCGTGCGCGCGTTCCTGCTGGGCCGTCCGGTCCGACGCTCGGCGCTCGACGCGGCCCTGCCGAGGCTCGGCTGCCGCGGTGCGCACGACCTGGGGCTGGTCGACGCGACGGGGGCGGACGCCGACGACGAGGTGCGCGCGCTCGTCGACCTGCGCCCGTACGCGGCGGTCGACGGCGGCGGGGAGATCGACTGGTGGGTCGCGTCGGACCTGGGCGAGCTCGCGACGGGCACCGCGCTGCGCACGGACCACGTGCTGGGCGTGGGCGGGGCGTCGACGACGCTCGCGCAGGTCACGGTCCGCTCGCCGCGACGCCGCGTGCTGGACCTGGGCACGGGCTGCGGCGTGCAGGCGCTGCACGCGACCCGGCACGCGCACGCCGTCGTCGGGACCGACATCTCGGCGCGGGCGCTCGCGTTCGCGCAGCTCAACGCGGCCCTGGCGGGCGTCGCGGACCGGACGACGTGGCGCCTGGGATCGATGCTCGAGCCGGTCGCGGGGGAGCGGTTCGACCTCGTCGTGTCCAACCCGCCGTTCGTCATCACGCCCCGCGGCGCGGACGTGCCCGCGTACGAGTACCGCGACGGCGGGAGGGCGGGCGACGCGATCGTGCGCGAGCTCGTCGAGGGCGTGGGCGCCGTCCTGGAGCCGGGCGGGGTGGCGCAGCTGCTCGGCAACTGGGAGGTGCGGCGCGGCGAGTCGTGGGACGAGCGCGTCGGGCAGTGGGTCGACGCGTCGGGGCTCGACGGCTGGGTGGTGCAGCGCGAGCTGCAGGACCCCGCGCAGTACGCCGAGACGTGGATCCGTGACGGCGGCACGACGCCTGACCGGGACCGCGACGCCTGGGCCACGCGGTACGGGGCGTGGCTCGACGACTTCGCGAGCCGCGACGTGGAGGCGATCGGGTTCGGCATCGTGACGCTCCGCCGTCCTCCCGACGGCGGCCGGCCGTCGCTGCGCCGGCTGGAGGAGGTCACCGGGACGGTCGTGCAGCCGCTCGGCCCGGTGGTCGACGCGGCGCTGGCGGCGCACGACTGGCTCGCCGCGCGGTCCGACGACGACCTCGCGGCCGCGCGTCTCGTGGTCGCGCCCGACGTCACGGAGGAGCGGTACCTGACGCCCGGCGACGCGGATCCCCGCGTCGTGCTGCTGCGGCAGGGCGGCGGCCTCGGGCGGACGGTGCAGGCGGGGACGGCGCTCGCGGGGTTCGTGGGGGTGTGCGACGGCGAGCTCACGGTCGGGCAGATCGTCGGTGCCCTGGGCGCGCTGCTCGACGTGGGTGCCGACGCCGTCGCGGCCGACGTCCTGCCCTCGGTCCGCGGCCTGGTCACCGACGGCCTCCTCACCCCCGCCTGA
- a CDS encoding glycosyl hydrolase: MTNRSRPRGRTAGHVLAATAAALALTGLSALPAQSAPAPAAPVAGALPTAPADETIAIVDADATAETRSLLSYLDGVRGEGILFGHQHTTSFGLTTGPTDGTTSDVKNVTGDFPAVFGWDTLIIEGNERPGLAENTRDENIALFADYIRKADAIGGVNTVSAHVENFVTGGSFYDTSGDTLRAVLPGGSHHAELVAYLDDIAELADASRRDDGTLIPIVFRPWHENAGSWFWWGAAYGSPGEYQELYRFTVEYLRDVKGVSNFLYAWGPGGGFGGNRDVYLRTYPGDAFVDVLGLDTYDSTGSDAFLAGLVADLRMIAEIADEKGKVSAFTEFGVSGGVGTNGSSPAQWFTKVLAAIKADPVASRNAYMETWANFDAGQHFVPVPGDALLEDFQAYAADPFTLFASEVTGAFDRTVAAAPAQPVVHIASPADGARVASAPTTVRVRVGGTDVQSVTVEVAQGGTVVDTLDLAYDGALWWTAPWSPTSAQLDNSTYTVTATATTAAGTLDVTNEVVLGPRPTFPAGVVDDFEGYGDDTALRAEYVTYGANTISLETGSVGGGAKALRLDYDFATQTYTGVGKQLSGDWSDFNELAIWVDPDGSNNRMVLQLNAGGVAYEAYPSLAGDEPQLVTIPFVDWRPAPWDTAHADRRISDDDLRALTSFNVYVNSAEGGAASGSLVVDDIAAHPGVEPPPLFSDVPKGHPYETEILWLHAQGLDDGYDDGTFRPARQVKRQDVARLLHAYEKAVFTPPTTPSFLDVRRSHPAYTAIEWLVAEGLVDDGRVFLPSAPLDRATAAELLWRLAGSPEPEGTEAFRDVPTWHRYRTAITWATEVGVVEPVSASTFGVLKAVQRQELARYLYRFDALPSPLEPVVLSDFADGAQGWGPLDAGPGSATASGGTLTIEAAAPDGGWFSFTPSVADWTGRTALALDVVSTTGFDTKAALQVGSTWQWCETAQAGWVSGPRTGDDALVLDLTTLSAGCGAQLADVKRVNLYLNAGTHVIDDVELR, from the coding sequence ATGACGAACCGCAGCCGTCCGCGCGGGCGCACGGCGGGCCACGTGCTCGCCGCCACCGCCGCGGCGCTGGCCCTGACCGGCCTGTCGGCGCTTCCCGCCCAGTCCGCACCGGCGCCCGCAGCGCCCGTCGCGGGGGCGCTGCCCACCGCACCCGCCGACGAGACCATCGCGATCGTCGACGCCGACGCGACCGCCGAGACCCGGTCGCTGCTCTCCTACCTCGACGGCGTGCGCGGCGAGGGCATCCTGTTCGGCCACCAGCACACGACGTCGTTCGGGCTCACCACCGGACCCACCGACGGCACGACCTCCGACGTCAAGAACGTCACGGGCGACTTTCCCGCGGTCTTCGGCTGGGACACGCTCATCATCGAGGGCAACGAGCGCCCCGGGCTCGCCGAGAACACGCGCGACGAGAACATCGCGCTGTTCGCCGACTACATCCGCAAGGCCGACGCGATCGGCGGCGTCAACACCGTGAGCGCGCACGTCGAGAACTTCGTCACCGGCGGCTCGTTCTACGACACCTCGGGCGACACGCTGCGCGCCGTGCTGCCGGGCGGCTCGCACCACGCCGAGCTCGTCGCCTACCTCGACGACATCGCGGAGCTCGCCGACGCGTCGCGCCGCGACGACGGCACGCTCATCCCGATCGTCTTCCGGCCGTGGCACGAGAACGCCGGCTCGTGGTTCTGGTGGGGCGCCGCGTACGGCTCACCCGGCGAGTACCAGGAGCTCTACCGGTTCACCGTGGAGTACCTGCGCGACGTCAAGGGCGTCTCCAACTTCCTCTACGCGTGGGGTCCGGGCGGCGGCTTCGGCGGCAACCGCGACGTCTACCTGCGCACCTACCCCGGCGACGCGTTCGTCGACGTGCTCGGCCTCGACACCTACGACAGCACCGGCTCGGACGCGTTCCTCGCCGGGCTCGTCGCCGACCTGCGGATGATCGCCGAGATCGCCGACGAGAAGGGCAAGGTGTCGGCGTTCACCGAGTTCGGCGTGAGCGGCGGCGTGGGCACGAACGGCTCGTCGCCCGCGCAGTGGTTCACCAAGGTGCTCGCCGCGATCAAGGCCGACCCCGTCGCGAGCCGCAACGCCTACATGGAGACGTGGGCCAACTTCGACGCCGGCCAGCACTTCGTCCCCGTGCCCGGCGACGCGCTGCTCGAGGACTTCCAGGCGTACGCCGCCGACCCGTTCACGCTGTTCGCGTCCGAGGTCACGGGCGCGTTCGACCGGACCGTCGCCGCAGCGCCCGCGCAGCCGGTCGTGCACATCGCCTCTCCGGCCGACGGCGCGCGCGTCGCGTCCGCCCCGACCACCGTGCGGGTGCGGGTCGGCGGCACCGACGTGCAGTCCGTGACCGTCGAGGTCGCCCAGGGCGGCACCGTCGTCGACACTCTGGACCTCGCGTACGACGGCGCCCTGTGGTGGACGGCCCCCTGGTCGCCGACCAGCGCGCAGCTCGACAACAGCACCTACACCGTCACCGCGACGGCGACGACCGCCGCCGGGACGCTCGACGTCACGAACGAGGTCGTCCTCGGGCCGAGGCCGACGTTCCCCGCGGGCGTCGTCGACGACTTCGAGGGCTACGGCGACGACACCGCGCTGCGTGCCGAGTACGTGACCTACGGCGCCAACACGATCTCGCTCGAGACGGGGTCCGTCGGGGGCGGCGCGAAGGCGCTGCGGCTCGACTACGACTTCGCGACGCAGACCTACACCGGCGTCGGCAAGCAGCTGTCCGGCGACTGGTCCGACTTCAACGAGCTCGCGATCTGGGTCGACCCCGACGGCTCGAACAACAGGATGGTCCTGCAGCTCAACGCCGGTGGTGTCGCCTACGAGGCGTACCCGTCGCTCGCGGGCGACGAGCCGCAGCTCGTGACGATCCCGTTCGTCGACTGGCGCCCGGCACCGTGGGACACCGCGCACGCCGACCGCCGCATCTCCGACGACGACCTGCGCGCGCTCACGTCGTTCAACGTCTACGTCAACAGCGCCGAGGGCGGTGCCGCGTCGGGCTCGCTCGTCGTCGACGACATCGCCGCCCACCCCGGCGTCGAGCCGCCGCCGCTGTTCTCCGACGTCCCGAAGGGCCACCCCTACGAGACGGAGATCCTGTGGCTGCACGCGCAGGGGCTCGACGACGGCTACGACGACGGCACCTTCCGGCCCGCCAGGCAGGTCAAGCGGCAGGACGTCGCGCGGCTGCTGCACGCCTACGAGAAGGCGGTCTTCACGCCGCCGACGACACCGTCGTTCCTCGACGTCCGCCGGAGCCACCCCGCCTACACCGCGATCGAGTGGCTCGTCGCCGAGGGGCTCGTGGACGACGGGCGCGTCTTCCTGCCGAGCGCCCCGCTCGACCGGGCCACCGCCGCCGAGCTGCTGTGGCGGCTCGCCGGGTCCCCCGAGCCCGAGGGGACGGAGGCGTTCCGCGACGTCCCCACGTGGCACCGGTACCGCACCGCGATCACGTGGGCGACCGAGGTGGGCGTCGTCGAGCCCGTGTCGGCGTCGACGTTCGGGGTGCTCAAGGCCGTGCAGCGGCAGGAGCTCGCGCGGTACCTGTACCGGTTCGACGCCCTCCCGTCGCCGCTCGAGCCCGTCGTGCTGTCGGACTTCGCCGACGGCGCGCAGGGCTGGGGGCCGCTCGACGCCGGTCCGGGCTCCGCGACCGCGTCCGGCGGCACGCTCACGATCGAGGCCGCCGCGCCCGACGGCGGGTGGTTCTCGTTCACCCCGTCCGTCGCCGACTGGACCGGGCGGACGGCGCTCGCCCTCGACGTGGTCTCCACCACCGGGTTCGACACCAAGGCGGCCCTGCAGGTCGGCTCGACCTGGCAGTGGTGCGAGACCGCGCAGGCCGGGTGGGTGTCCGGGCCGCGCACCGGAGACGACGCGCTCGTGCTCGACCTCACGACGTTGAGCGCGGGGTGCGGCGCCCAGCTCGCCGACGTCAAGCGCGTGAACCTCTACCTCAACGCAGGCACCCACGTGATCGACGACGTCGAGCTGCGCTGA
- a CDS encoding efflux RND transporter periplasmic adaptor subunit, producing MLRVWRRTRGWVRAVLGAVVVGALATGIWWFAVRDATAAAEEPATRTVAASLTTMEKTVDGTGTLTPAVQEDVSFAVSGTVTGVAVTQGQTVTAGQTLATVDTLRLDADLLAAQATLATAQARLDDAQDADDGTSTADAQVASAQAQVEVAQAEVDDAQAALADATLVAPVDGLLTAVNLEVGDAVTGGSSSSGGSGATAPQGDTTSGSTAAFTIVGTDAWEVEIGVSDADVALLEAGDQAELTVDGADGTVFGTVSAIGLLSTSDSGVASYPVTIAVTGDQDGLHDGVSADVSVIYERRTDVLTVPSMAVSTVDGATVVTKVAADGTQAETPVTTGETADGMTEITDGLAEGDEVVLAVLTPRATQGGTDQGGTVPGEGDVMQGFPGGGMAPPDGATFPGGGQVSRNG from the coding sequence ATGCTGCGCGTCTGGAGACGGACCCGGGGATGGGTCCGCGCGGTGCTCGGCGCGGTCGTCGTCGGCGCCCTCGCCACCGGGATCTGGTGGTTCGCCGTCCGCGACGCCACCGCCGCCGCGGAGGAGCCCGCGACCCGCACGGTCGCCGCGAGCCTCACGACCATGGAGAAGACCGTCGACGGCACCGGCACCCTCACGCCCGCCGTGCAGGAGGACGTGTCGTTCGCGGTGAGCGGCACCGTCACGGGCGTCGCCGTCACGCAGGGCCAGACGGTCACGGCCGGCCAGACGCTCGCGACGGTCGACACGCTGCGGCTCGACGCCGACCTGCTCGCGGCGCAGGCCACGCTCGCCACCGCGCAGGCGCGCCTCGACGACGCGCAGGACGCCGACGACGGCACCTCGACCGCGGACGCGCAGGTCGCGTCCGCGCAGGCGCAGGTCGAGGTCGCGCAGGCCGAGGTCGACGACGCGCAGGCCGCGCTCGCGGACGCCACGCTCGTCGCCCCGGTGGACGGGCTGCTGACCGCCGTGAACCTCGAGGTCGGCGACGCCGTGACGGGCGGGTCGAGCAGCTCGGGCGGTTCGGGGGCGACCGCGCCGCAGGGGGACACGACGTCCGGCTCGACCGCCGCGTTCACGATCGTCGGCACCGACGCGTGGGAGGTCGAGATCGGGGTGTCCGACGCCGACGTCGCCCTGCTCGAGGCCGGCGACCAGGCCGAGCTCACCGTCGACGGTGCCGACGGCACGGTGTTCGGCACCGTCTCCGCGATCGGCCTGCTCTCGACGAGCGACTCCGGCGTGGCGTCCTACCCCGTGACTATCGCCGTCACGGGCGACCAGGACGGGCTGCACGACGGCGTCTCGGCCGACGTCAGCGTGATCTACGAGCGCCGCACCGACGTGCTCACCGTCCCGAGCATGGCCGTCAGCACGGTCGACGGCGCGACCGTCGTGACGAAGGTCGCGGCCGACGGCACCCAGGCCGAGACGCCGGTGACGACCGGTGAGACGGCCGACGGCATGACCGAGATCACCGACGGCCTCGCCGAGGGCGACGAGGTCGTCCTCGCGGTGCTCACCCCGCGGGCGACGCAGGGCGGCACCGACCAGGGCGGGACGGTCCCGGGCGAGGGTGACGTCATGCAGGGGTTCCCGGGCGGCGGCATGGCCCCGCCCGACGGTGCGACGTTCCCGGGCGGCGGGCAGGTGAGCCGCAATGGCTGA
- a CDS encoding ABC transporter ATP-binding protein: MAEAMLAAATRGAGGAAADPVIELAGVRKTYRTGTVEFEALRGVDLRIDAGEYVAVMGPSGSGKSTLMHILGCLDVATSGTYRLAGEDVEQLDEADLADIRNRRIGFVFQQFHLLPSLSAWRNVELPLVYGQVPAPERRARAVAAMERVGLGDRLDNRPGELSGGQQQRVAVARALVGEPDLLLADEPTGNLDSVSTRDVLALLDELHAQGRTIVLITHEEDVAQRAQRVVRVLDGLVRGGGAR; encoded by the coding sequence ATGGCTGAGGCGATGCTCGCGGCGGCCACCCGAGGCGCGGGCGGTGCGGCGGCCGACCCCGTCATCGAGCTCGCCGGCGTCCGCAAGACGTACCGGACGGGCACGGTCGAGTTCGAGGCGCTGCGCGGGGTCGACCTGCGCATCGACGCGGGCGAGTACGTGGCGGTCATGGGGCCGTCGGGGTCGGGCAAGTCGACGCTCATGCACATCCTCGGCTGCCTCGACGTCGCCACGTCCGGCACCTACCGACTCGCGGGCGAGGACGTGGAGCAGCTCGACGAGGCCGACCTCGCGGACATCCGCAACCGCCGCATCGGCTTCGTCTTCCAGCAGTTCCACCTGCTGCCGTCGCTGTCCGCGTGGCGCAACGTCGAGCTGCCGCTCGTCTACGGGCAGGTGCCCGCGCCCGAGCGGCGCGCCCGCGCGGTCGCCGCGATGGAGCGCGTCGGGCTGGGGGACCGGCTCGACAACCGGCCCGGCGAGCTCTCGGGCGGTCAGCAGCAGCGCGTCGCCGTCGCGCGTGCCCTCGTGGGCGAGCCGGACCTGCTCCTCGCCGACGAGCCCACCGGCAACCTCGACTCCGTGTCGACGCGCGACGTGCTCGCGCTGCTCGACGAGCTGCACGCGCAGGGCCGCACGATCGTCCTCATCACGCACGAGGAGGACGTCGCGCAACGCGCGCAGCGGGTCGTGCGCGTGCTCGACGGCCTGGTCCGCGGGGGAGGTGCGCGATGA